From the Gasterosteus aculeatus chromosome 13, fGasAcu3.hap1.1, whole genome shotgun sequence genome, one window contains:
- the pcna gene encoding proliferating cell nuclear antigen, whose product MFEARLVQGSILKKVLEALKDLITEACWDVSSSGISLQSMDSSHVSLVQLTLRHDGFDSYRCDRNLAMGVNLSSMSKILKCAGNEDIITLRAEDNADTLALVFETLNQEKVSDYEMKLMDLDVEQLGIPEQEYSCVVKMPSGEFARICRDLSQIGDAVMISCAKDGVKFSASGELGTGNVKLSQTSNVDKEDEAVTIEMNEPVQLIFALNYLNFFTKATPLSKTVTLSMSADIPLVVEYKIADMGHVKYYLAPKIDEEAS is encoded by the exons ATGTTCGAGGCTCGCCTGGTCCAGGGCTCCATCCTGAAGAAGGTGCTGGAGGCGCTGAAGGACCTGATCACGGAAGCCTGCTGGGACGTCAGCTCGTCCGGCATCTCCCTGCAGAGCATGGACTCCTCTCACGTCTCTCTGGTGCAGCTCACCTTGCGGCACGACGGCTTCGACTCGTACCGCTGCGACAGGAACCTCGCCATGGGAGTCAACCTGAGCAG TATGTCAAAAATCCTGAAGTGTGCCGGAAACGAAGACATCATCACCCTCCGAGCAGAAGACAATGCGGACACGCTCGCCCTGGTGTTTGAGACACTCA ACCAGGAGAAAGTGTCAGATTACGAGATGAAGTTGATGGACCTGGATGTGGAGCAGCTCGGTATCCCA GAACAGGAGTACAGCTGCGTGGTGAAGATGCCCTCCGGGGAGTTTGCCCGTATCTGCCGTGACCTGTCCCAGATTGGCGACGCCGTCATGATCTCCTGCGCCAAGGACGGAGTCAAGTTCTCCGCCTCCGGAGAGCTCGGCACCGGAAACGTCAAGCTGTCCCAGACCAGCAACGTGGACAAAGAGGACGAGGCG GTCACCATTGAGATGAACGAGCCCGTCCAGCTGATCTTTGCCCTCAACTACTTGAACTTCTTCACCAAGGCGACGCCGCTGTCCAAGACGGTGACCCTCAGCATGTCGGCAGACATCCCCCTCG TGGTGGAGTACAAGATCGCTGATATGGGACACGTGAAATACTACCTGGCACCCAAGATCGACGAAGAAGCATCTTAG
- the LOC120830497 gene encoding putative aminopeptidase W07G4.4 → MCTSIQPVEWTADLKNQNFDGIVLVTRSHDTLPSDLECLKAPLQDYSSVDSGLGEEVVVLKVPGLPGNRLVFASTGPLNRDYDDVRRFSDAALSGIKRALKAGMQRPLLVCPPHKDYKNSSLVAALGALHALYMPLEVREGKVKPGDYKVCVLGLWAAQEAEGRRLVELVEALESGRLACRDIGGSDPERMAAPRVADYVQELFKDSPVTVEVVSKVKVLEKEYPCLAAVNRCADCVPRHQARVIKLQYCGEGPVQKTLMLVGKGITYDTGGADIKAGGFMAGMHRDKCGAAAVAGFFQILAKLKPKHLKVVGAMAMVRNSVGADCYVADELVVSRAGRRVRVGNTDAEGRMVMVDLLCEMKEKAVRETSPELFTIATLTGHAIRAMGPDYSIIMDNGPAHRNHNAANWQKAGEALGDVFEVSSIRREDYDFHKGKSEYEDILQSNNLPSSSTPRGHQAPAAFLIMAAGLDKHGVDSRAPLPYSHVDIAGSSGPFPGVPTGAPILAMATNYILSDRL, encoded by the exons ATGTGCACCAG CATCCAGCCTGTTGAATGGACCGCTGACCTCAAGAACCAGAA CTTTGATGGCATCGTCTTGGTGACCAGGAGCCATGACACGCTGCCCTCCGACCTCGAGTGTCTGAAAGCACCGCTGCAGGACTACAGCTCT GTGGACAGCGGTCTCGGCGAGGAGGTGGTGGTCCTGAAAGTCCCCGGTCTCCCTGGTAACCGCCTGGTGTTTGCCTCCACCGGCCCGCTGAACCGCGACTATGACGACGTCCGGCGCTTCAGCGACGCGGCGCTCAGCGGCATCAAGCG TGCCTTGAAGGCAGgcatgcagcgccccctgctggtctgccCTCCTCACAAGGACTACAAGAACAGCTCGCTGGTGGCTGCACTCGGGGCCCTTCATGCTCTCTACATG CCCCTGGAAgtgagggaggggaaggtgaaACCCGGCGACTACAAGGTGTGCGTCCTGGGTCTGTGGGCGGCGCAGGAGGCTGAGGGGCGGAGGCTGGTGGAGCTCGTCGAGGCCCTGGAGAGCGGAAG ACTGGCCTGCCGGGACATCGGCGGCTCGGACCCCGAGCGCATGGCTGCTCCTCGGGTGGCGGACTACGTGCAGGAGCTCTTCAAGGACAGCCCCGTGACG GTGGAAGTGGTGAGCAAAGTGAAGGTCCTGGAGAAGGAGTATCCCTGTCTGGCTGCCGTCAACCGCTGTGCCGACT GTGTTCCCCGTCACCAGGCCAGAGTGATCAAGCTGCAGTACTGCGGGGAGGGGCCGGTGCAGAAGACGCTCATGTTGGTGGGAAAG GGCATCACCTACGACACCGGCGGAGCCGACATCAAGGCCGGAGGCTTCATGGCCGGGATGCACAGGGACAAGTGTGGAGCTGCTGCCGTGGCCGGCTTCTTTCAG ATTTTAGCCAAACTGAAGCCAAAGCATCTGAAGGTCGTTGGCGCCATGGCCATGGTGAGGAACAGCGTCGGCGCAG ACTGCTACGTGGCCGATGAGCTGGTGGTGTCCCGGGCGGGTCGCAGGGTGAGGGTGGGGAACACCGACGCAGAGGGACGCATGGTGATGGTCGACCTGCTTTGCGAGATGAAGGAGAAG GCGGTACGGGAGACGTCTCCTGAGCTGTTTACTATCGCTACTCTGACTGGTCACGCCATCAGAGCCATGGGACCCGACTACTCT ATCATCATGGATAACGGACCGGCCCATCGCAACCACAATGCTGCTAATTGGCAGAAAG CCGGAGAGGCGTTGGGCGACGTGTTCGAGGTGTCCAGTATCAGAAGGGAGGACTACGACTTCCACAAGGGAAAGTCTGAGTACGAGGATATTCTGCAGAGCAACAACCTGCCGTCCTCGTCAACTCCTCGAGGACATCAGGCCCCCGCAGCGTTCCTCATCATGGCCGCGGGGCTGGACAAG CACGGTGTGGATTCCAGGGCACCTCTGCCCTACTCCCACGTTGACATCGCCGGGTCGAGCGGCCCGTTCCCCGGCGTGCCAACAGGAGCCCCCATCCTCGCCATGGCAACCAACTACATCCTGTCGGACCGTCTCTAG
- the fahd2a gene encoding fumarylacetoacetate hydrolase domain-containing protein 2A isoform X1, giving the protein MRLPLHSFCIFRSLFPQRRPASNPQTRGLSTAAMRLVQFVRRGASGGVRVGVEQGAGGLGVVDLKAFDPSMPSTMRELLQLGDEGLDCARRALASGQCVVERSDLQLLSPVLAPEKVVCVGMNYRDHCLEQSAPIPKEPIIFSKFPSALTGPYDDIVLPAESQEVDWEVELAFVIGRGGKHIKEEDALAHVAGFSVANDVSARDWQMRRNGKQWLLGKTFDSFCPLGPALVTRDAVGDPHSLAVRCLVNGDTVQSSNTDQMIFQTEALVAWVSKFVTLTPGDVFLTGTPPGVGVFRKPPVFLKKGDVVECHIDQLGSIINKVV; this is encoded by the exons ATGAGACTTCCTCTTCACTCCTTTTGCATCTTCAGGAGTTTGTTCCCACAAAGGCGTCCGGCATCGAACCCGCAGACGCGAGGCCTGAGCACTGCAGCCATGCGTCTGGTGCAGTTTGTACGCCGCGGTGCCAGTGGGGGCGTCAGGGTGGGAGTGGAACAAGGCGCCGGGGGGCTCGGCGTGGTGGACCTGAAGGCGTTTGACCCCTCCATGCCCTCCACCATgagagagctgctgcagctgggagACGAGGGTCTGGATTGTGCTCGGAG GGCCCTGGCGTCCGGTCAGTGTGTGGTGGAGCGCTCAGACCTCCAGCTGCTGTCTCCTGTCTTGGCCCCGGAgaaggtggtgtgtgtgggaATGAACTACAGGGACCACTGCCTGGAGCAGAGCGCCCCGATCCCCAAAGAACCGATCATCTTCAGCAAATTCCCCAGCGCCCTCACAGGGCCGTACGACGACATCGTCCTGCCCGCAGAGAGCCAG GAGGTGGACTGGGAGGTGGAGCTGGCCTTCGTCATCGGACGAGGAGGAAAACACATCAAG GAGGAAGACGCTCTCGCCCACGTGGCCGGCTTCTCCGTGGCCAACGACGTCAGCGCCCGCGACTGGCAGATGAGGCGCAACGGGAAGCAGTGGCTGCTGGGAAAAACGTTCGACAGCTTCTGTCCCCTCGGCCCGGCCTTGGTGACCAGGGACGCCGTGGGAG ACCCGCACAGCCTGGCCGTGCGCTGCCTGGTGAACGGAGACACAGTGCAGAGCAGCAACACGGACCAGATGATCTTCCAGACGGAGGCGCTGGTCGCCTGGGTTTCAAA GTTTGTGACTTTGACTCCAGGAGATGTTTTCCTGACGGGCACTCCTCCCGGCGTGGGCGTGTTCAGGAAGCCGCCCGTATTTCTCAAG AAAGGAGACGTGGTGGAGTGCCACATCGACCAATTGGGCTCCATCATCAACAAGGTGGTGTGA
- the fahd2a gene encoding fumarylacetoacetate hydrolase domain-containing protein 2A isoform X2 produces the protein MRLVQFVRRGASGGVRVGVEQGAGGLGVVDLKAFDPSMPSTMRELLQLGDEGLDCARRALASGQCVVERSDLQLLSPVLAPEKVVCVGMNYRDHCLEQSAPIPKEPIIFSKFPSALTGPYDDIVLPAESQEVDWEVELAFVIGRGGKHIKEEDALAHVAGFSVANDVSARDWQMRRNGKQWLLGKTFDSFCPLGPALVTRDAVGDPHSLAVRCLVNGDTVQSSNTDQMIFQTEALVAWVSKFVTLTPGDVFLTGTPPGVGVFRKPPVFLKKGDVVECHIDQLGSIINKVV, from the exons ATGCGTCTGGTGCAGTTTGTACGCCGCGGTGCCAGTGGGGGCGTCAGGGTGGGAGTGGAACAAGGCGCCGGGGGGCTCGGCGTGGTGGACCTGAAGGCGTTTGACCCCTCCATGCCCTCCACCATgagagagctgctgcagctgggagACGAGGGTCTGGATTGTGCTCGGAG GGCCCTGGCGTCCGGTCAGTGTGTGGTGGAGCGCTCAGACCTCCAGCTGCTGTCTCCTGTCTTGGCCCCGGAgaaggtggtgtgtgtgggaATGAACTACAGGGACCACTGCCTGGAGCAGAGCGCCCCGATCCCCAAAGAACCGATCATCTTCAGCAAATTCCCCAGCGCCCTCACAGGGCCGTACGACGACATCGTCCTGCCCGCAGAGAGCCAG GAGGTGGACTGGGAGGTGGAGCTGGCCTTCGTCATCGGACGAGGAGGAAAACACATCAAG GAGGAAGACGCTCTCGCCCACGTGGCCGGCTTCTCCGTGGCCAACGACGTCAGCGCCCGCGACTGGCAGATGAGGCGCAACGGGAAGCAGTGGCTGCTGGGAAAAACGTTCGACAGCTTCTGTCCCCTCGGCCCGGCCTTGGTGACCAGGGACGCCGTGGGAG ACCCGCACAGCCTGGCCGTGCGCTGCCTGGTGAACGGAGACACAGTGCAGAGCAGCAACACGGACCAGATGATCTTCCAGACGGAGGCGCTGGTCGCCTGGGTTTCAAA GTTTGTGACTTTGACTCCAGGAGATGTTTTCCTGACGGGCACTCCTCCCGGCGTGGGCGTGTTCAGGAAGCCGCCCGTATTTCTCAAG AAAGGAGACGTGGTGGAGTGCCACATCGACCAATTGGGCTCCATCATCAACAAGGTGGTGTGA